The segment AGTGACGCCATGATTCCGCTGAGCCGGGTCGGTGAGGGCGTCCTGATGGCGCTGGATGCCATGCGCGCCAACAAGTTGCGCTCCGCGCTCACGGTGCTGGGCGTGATCATCGGGGTCGCGACCGTGATGACCATGGCGTCGATCGTCCAGGGGGTGCGCTCGCAGATCTTCAACGCCATCGAGGTGGCCGGCCCCACGACGTTCTACGTGATGCGGTACTTCTCCCAGACGCCCCTCAATCCGGACAACCTGCCCTATGAAGTGCGCATCCGTCCGGTGCTCCGGGAGAGCGACGCCGAGGCGATCCGGCAGGTGCCCGAGATCCAGTACGCCGGCATGTGGATCCAGGTGTTCGCACGGCTGGAGTACCAGGGGACGCAGACGCAGATGATCACGGTGTGGGCGGCCGACGACCACTACATGGAGCTGCAGGGCGGGACCCTCCTCCGCGGGCGCTTCTTCACCCGGGCGGAGCTCACCGGCGAACAGGTGATGGTCATCGAGGAGAAGACCGCCGACCACCTCTTCGGGCGGCTCGACCCGATGGGGAAGACTGTCCGGGTGAACGGGGTGCCGTTCCGGATCATCGGCGTCTACCTGAAGCCGGACAACATTTTCGAGCCGCCCGGACAGGAGACGGCGGGCATCATCCCGTACCGCGCGGCGAAGTACAATCTGCGCTATGACGAGACGAACACCCTCTGGATCTCGGTCAAGGGACGCCCCGACGTCAGCGTGGCGAAGGCCCAGGATCTCGTGACGGTGGCCCTCAGGCGCGAGCGCAAGCTCCGCCCCGGCGTGCCGAACACCTTCGACCTCATCACGCAGGACCAGATTCTCGACATTATGGGCAGCCTGACCACC is part of the Gemmatimonadales bacterium genome and harbors:
- a CDS encoding ABC transporter permease; the encoded protein is MIPLSRVGEGVLMALDAMRANKLRSALTVLGVIIGVATVMTMASIVQGVRSQIFNAIEVAGPTTFYVMRYFSQTPLNPDNLPYEVRIRPVLRESDAEAIRQVPEIQYAGMWIQVFARLEYQGTQTQMITVWAADDHYMELQGGTLLRGRFFTRAELTGEQVMVIEEKTADHLFGRLDPMGKTVRVNGVPFRIIGVYLKPDNIFEPPGQETAGIIPYRAAKYNLRYDETNTLWISVKGRPDVSVAKAQDLVTVALRRERKLRPGVPNTFDLITQDQILDIMGSLTTAFFGVMVALSGVALLVGGIGVMAIMMVSVTDRTREIGLRKALGATRREILLQFLVEAATLTLMGGLLGIVVGLGLGQVLKHVLNLQSSVPLWSAVVATAVSVGIGLGFGLYPANKAAAMDPIEALRHE